One Bdellovibrionota bacterium DNA window includes the following coding sequences:
- a CDS encoding c-type cytochrome: MNGRIPMAVFTVVLGASFMLGGFARSEEENWLPSEPLKGRVVFEQKHCPQCHSIGGAKGGVGPDLAEAGTYFHGSFLQLSSILWNHIPDMLVEYKTRNLSWPSFSEDEVGYLISYLYYLRYLGSPGDVANGQRLLQTKGCVACHAVGKQKKAGDAPPLDQLKKYVSPLYLVQAVWNHGPRMQRMIEQKGIKRPTFDGQEISDMSAYIRNVSRWNTEEKVYLSPGDPKNGERVFESKGCVKCHSEQRGRKRAPSLEKSSLNESAAGIAALMWNHADVMMSSMKEEKISWPTFEGREMPDLVAYLFFLDFLEPPGNAAKGKELFGQKQCSYCHSIHGAGGTIGPDLAVVGSLSSTRSILRMMVNHAENMSEAVLGAGKAWPVLGGDEMNNIFAYLKSVERKEKKK, from the coding sequence ATGAACGGGCGGATTCCGATGGCCGTGTTCACCGTCGTTTTGGGCGCATCCTTCATGCTCGGCGGCTTCGCTCGGAGTGAGGAGGAGAATTGGCTTCCATCGGAGCCGCTCAAGGGGCGAGTTGTCTTCGAGCAAAAGCACTGCCCGCAGTGCCATTCGATCGGAGGCGCGAAAGGCGGGGTCGGTCCCGATTTAGCCGAAGCGGGAACGTATTTTCACGGGAGCTTTCTCCAGCTCTCATCCATTTTATGGAACCACATTCCGGACATGCTGGTGGAATACAAAACGCGAAATCTTTCTTGGCCGAGTTTCTCCGAGGACGAGGTCGGCTATCTGATTTCCTATCTGTACTATCTGCGATACTTGGGAAGCCCGGGCGATGTCGCCAACGGCCAGCGCCTCCTCCAGACGAAAGGGTGCGTCGCCTGTCATGCCGTCGGGAAACAAAAAAAGGCGGGGGACGCGCCTCCGCTGGATCAGCTCAAGAAATATGTTTCGCCGCTCTACCTGGTGCAGGCGGTTTGGAATCACGGGCCCCGGATGCAGCGGATGATCGAACAAAAGGGAATCAAGCGGCCGACATTCGACGGTCAGGAAATCAGCGACATGAGCGCGTACATCCGCAACGTAAGCCGCTGGAACACCGAGGAGAAAGTGTATCTCTCCCCGGGCGATCCGAAGAACGGAGAACGGGTGTTTGAAAGCAAGGGGTGCGTCAAGTGTCACTCCGAACAAAGGGGGAGGAAGCGGGCGCCGTCGCTGGAGAAGTCGAGCCTGAATGAGAGCGCGGCGGGCATCGCGGCGCTGATGTGGAACCATGCGGATGTCATGATGAGTTCGATGAAAGAGGAGAAAATCAGCTGGCCGACGTTCGAAGGGCGCGAGATGCCCGATCTGGTCGCATACCTGTTCTTTCTGGATTTTCTGGAACCGCCGGGAAACGCCGCAAAGGGCAAGGAGCTATTCGGCCAGAAACAATGTTCCTACTGTCATTCGATCCACGGAGCCGGGGGTACCATCGGACCCGATCTCGCGGTCGTCGGTTCTCTTTCCTCCACCCGGTCGATCCTCCGGATGATGGTGAATCACGCGGAAAACATGTCGGAAGCCGTCCTGGGCGCCGGGAAAGCCTGGCCGGTTCTGGGCGGTGACGAGATGAATAACATCTTCGCGTACTTAAAAAGCGTCGAACGGAAAGAAAAAAAGAAATAG
- a CDS encoding molybdopterin-dependent oxidoreductase, with protein MANIDRRKFLKILGASATGTALGGTATGAMAWLWKVPDHLIEEALRGPGFETFKNSVCQLCPAGCGIRVRLIDNIPVRIDGNPTHPINRGGICPQGAAGLDFLFHPDRIQTPLIRVGPRGKGEFKAIGWDEALGKLAERLGTLRQKRTPEQLACFVYEKRGLMHETIGRFMDGFGSRNLIATDDGEHDYLPYQLLFGWKNLPAYDIENARYLLSFGANILDDGVSPLHAIHGYRKMREGAAGERGKFVFVDSRHSVTAASADVYLPILPGTHGAFALAVAYVLIKERHLDTAFLRDHVDGFESWTDDRGNRHAGFKDYVLADFYPERAAKITGVPAERIIDVARNFGRTRLSLAVVGNLGTDTTNGLWNALAVLSLNVLVGNIETKGGLLVPRAAPFSKLPVVRPDEIAKRGLNKPLLFEAENRQAPLVSDSMGLACERMAKGEPYSIDTLLVYGTNPAFDHPYAKSVRKALEKIPFIVSFSGIRDETAEYADLILPDHAFLEKWFDSADTPGIKFAHASVGSPVVNPLYQTRHTGDVLTEVAAKLGGSVAQAFPQSDFLSALQQKFKGIFASGEGTVVSGSFEESWAQFLKERGWQNLVYESFEGFWKVLAERGGWWDPTQDVMSIKEAIQTRTGKIMLRLDELQSKASEAARSVGKENTSPEAASRILAAWGIRETADAAFLPHYEEPTFTGEVKEFPYVLVTFGLLSNRRGFGSFSPLLQEMFGYPERIYWDSWVELNPHTAHEHHLVSEDWVKISSPAGSLRARVVFNEALEPHTVAVPFGMGHTSGGRYAKGVGVNPYEILTEVSDVLRGKPAKVATRVKIEKSERKVR; from the coding sequence ATGGCGAATATTGACCGAAGAAAATTCCTGAAGATCCTCGGCGCGAGCGCGACTGGAACGGCGCTGGGGGGTACGGCAACGGGCGCCATGGCCTGGCTTTGGAAGGTCCCGGACCACCTAATTGAAGAAGCGTTGCGTGGACCCGGGTTCGAGACGTTCAAGAATTCCGTCTGTCAATTGTGCCCGGCGGGTTGCGGCATACGGGTCCGACTGATCGATAACATCCCCGTCCGGATCGACGGGAATCCGACACACCCGATCAATCGTGGAGGCATCTGCCCGCAGGGCGCGGCCGGCCTCGATTTTCTGTTCCATCCCGATCGGATTCAGACGCCGCTCATCCGTGTGGGGCCGAGGGGGAAGGGGGAATTCAAAGCGATCGGTTGGGACGAGGCGCTGGGCAAATTGGCTGAACGTTTGGGAACCCTACGACAGAAAAGAACCCCCGAGCAGCTGGCCTGCTTCGTTTACGAAAAACGCGGGTTGATGCACGAAACGATCGGTCGATTCATGGACGGATTCGGATCGCGAAATTTGATCGCAACGGACGACGGGGAGCACGATTATCTGCCCTATCAGCTCCTCTTCGGCTGGAAGAACCTGCCGGCGTACGACATCGAGAATGCGCGCTACCTGCTGAGTTTCGGCGCGAACATTCTGGACGACGGCGTTTCTCCGCTGCACGCGATTCACGGATACCGGAAAATGAGGGAAGGCGCCGCCGGGGAACGGGGAAAGTTTGTTTTCGTGGATTCCCGGCATTCCGTGACCGCCGCCAGCGCGGATGTTTATCTGCCGATCCTGCCCGGAACCCACGGAGCGTTTGCGCTTGCCGTGGCGTATGTGTTGATCAAAGAACGGCATCTCGATACGGCGTTTCTCCGCGACCACGTCGACGGCTTTGAGTCCTGGACCGACGACCGGGGGAATCGTCACGCGGGCTTCAAGGACTATGTCCTCGCGGACTTCTATCCCGAACGCGCCGCGAAGATCACCGGAGTTCCCGCGGAGAGAATCATCGACGTGGCCCGGAACTTCGGAAGAACGCGCCTGTCGTTGGCAGTCGTGGGAAATTTGGGCACCGATACGACCAACGGCCTCTGGAACGCGCTCGCGGTTCTCTCGCTGAACGTTCTCGTCGGGAATATCGAAACCAAGGGGGGCCTTCTTGTTCCGCGGGCGGCACCGTTTTCAAAACTCCCGGTCGTTCGTCCGGATGAAATCGCGAAGCGAGGGCTGAACAAACCTCTCCTCTTCGAAGCCGAGAATCGCCAGGCTCCCTTGGTTTCCGACTCCATGGGCCTCGCGTGCGAACGGATGGCCAAAGGCGAACCGTATTCCATCGATACGCTCTTGGTCTATGGCACCAACCCTGCGTTTGACCACCCGTACGCGAAGAGTGTTCGCAAAGCGCTCGAGAAGATTCCGTTCATCGTCTCGTTTTCGGGAATTCGGGACGAGACTGCGGAATATGCCGATCTGATCCTCCCCGATCATGCGTTTCTCGAAAAATGGTTCGATAGTGCCGACACGCCCGGCATCAAGTTCGCTCACGCGTCGGTCGGTTCCCCGGTAGTGAATCCCCTTTATCAAACCCGGCACACGGGAGATGTCCTGACGGAAGTTGCGGCGAAGCTGGGAGGGAGTGTGGCCCAGGCATTTCCACAATCGGATTTCCTTTCGGCCTTGCAGCAAAAGTTCAAGGGGATTTTCGCTTCCGGCGAGGGAACCGTCGTATCGGGCTCGTTCGAGGAATCGTGGGCGCAGTTCCTTAAAGAGCGGGGCTGGCAGAACCTCGTCTACGAGTCCTTCGAAGGTTTCTGGAAGGTATTGGCGGAGCGCGGCGGGTGGTGGGATCCGACGCAGGATGTGATGTCTATCAAAGAAGCGATTCAGACGCGCACGGGGAAAATTATGCTCCGGCTCGACGAGCTTCAATCCAAAGCAAGTGAAGCGGCACGATCCGTGGGTAAGGAAAATACCTCCCCTGAAGCCGCAAGCCGGATACTGGCTGCCTGGGGAATTCGAGAAACCGCTGACGCCGCCTTTCTTCCACACTACGAGGAGCCCACGTTCACGGGCGAAGTAAAAGAGTTCCCGTACGTGTTGGTCACGTTCGGCTTGCTTTCAAATCGCAGAGGTTTCGGCTCATTTTCGCCGTTGCTCCAGGAAATGTTTGGTTATCCCGAGCGGATTTACTGGGATTCTTGGGTGGAATTGAATCCCCATACGGCGCACGAGCATCATCTTGTTTCGGAAGACTGGGTGAAAATCTCGTCGCCGGCGGGGTCGCTTCGCGCGCGGGTTGTTTTCAATGAAGCGTTGGAGCCCCATACGGTGGCCGTACCGTTCGGCATGGGTCATACGTCCGGCGGGCGTTACGCCAAGGGCGTGGGTGTGAATCCCTATGAGATTCTGACGGAAGTGAGCGACGTCTTGCGGGGAAAGCCGGCGAAAGTCGCGACGCGCGTGAAAATTGAGAAATCCGAAAGGAAGGTCCGCTAA
- the nrfD gene encoding NrfD/PsrC family molybdoenzyme membrane anchor subunit translates to MKARPEDLGAEEHLLKPLHRVSPKLLVLCGLLFLAVLNMLFAFAGQVWFGLGVTGMNQPVTWGFYIVNFVFFIGISHAGTLISAILRLSQAEWRRPITRMAEVITALVLAIGGIQPIIDLGRPDRVFNIFTSGRLQSPLLWDVTSISAYFMASTVFLYLPLIPDIALLRDRGGKLRWAYDLMSWGYRGTERQKHVLERAMTIMMIIVIPIAVSVHTVISYIFAMTIQPGWHSTIFGPYFVCGAIFSGIAALLIVMIAFRKAYHLEDYLKPIHFSYLGQLLLIMSLLWFYFTFSEYLTAFFGNEPQELRVVNYKFTGAYWPLFWGMIVANFVIPVALLSSPKIRTIPNILVASICVVIGMWLERLNIVVPSLANPRLPYATGFYIPSYTEWSLFLGMAALFVLMFIGFSKFFPLISVWEIQEGRTHGVKEVTERVESYLPPMALEGKGRDS, encoded by the coding sequence ATGAAAGCCCGGCCGGAAGATCTGGGAGCGGAGGAACATCTCCTCAAACCGCTTCATCGGGTTTCCCCGAAGCTTCTCGTTCTTTGCGGCCTGCTTTTCCTGGCGGTTCTCAACATGCTCTTCGCCTTCGCGGGACAGGTTTGGTTCGGTCTCGGTGTCACCGGAATGAATCAGCCGGTGACGTGGGGTTTCTATATCGTCAACTTCGTCTTCTTCATCGGGATCAGCCACGCGGGGACGCTCATTTCCGCGATCCTGCGCTTGTCACAGGCTGAATGGAGGCGGCCCATCACGCGAATGGCGGAAGTCATTACGGCCCTCGTTCTTGCGATCGGCGGTATCCAGCCGATCATCGATCTGGGAAGGCCGGACCGGGTCTTCAATATCTTTACGTCGGGCAGACTCCAGTCGCCGCTTTTGTGGGATGTGACGTCGATATCGGCCTATTTTATGGCCAGCACGGTCTTTCTCTATTTGCCCCTCATTCCGGATATCGCGCTTCTTCGGGACCGGGGAGGAAAGCTTCGCTGGGCCTACGACCTGATGTCCTGGGGATATCGCGGGACGGAACGCCAGAAGCACGTGCTGGAACGAGCCATGACGATCATGATGATCATTGTCATCCCGATCGCCGTATCCGTTCATACGGTGATCTCCTACATCTTCGCCATGACGATTCAGCCGGGGTGGCACAGCACGATCTTCGGCCCTTATTTCGTGTGCGGGGCGATCTTTTCCGGAATCGCGGCGCTCTTGATCGTCATGATCGCCTTTCGGAAGGCCTATCACCTGGAGGACTACTTAAAACCCATTCACTTCTCCTACCTGGGACAACTTCTTTTGATCATGTCGCTCCTCTGGTTTTACTTCACGTTTTCGGAATACCTTACGGCCTTCTTCGGGAACGAACCGCAGGAACTTCGTGTCGTGAATTATAAATTTACGGGGGCATACTGGCCGCTCTTCTGGGGGATGATCGTCGCGAACTTCGTCATTCCGGTGGCTCTTTTGAGTTCACCCAAAATCCGAACCATCCCGAACATCTTGGTGGCGTCGATCTGCGTGGTGATCGGAATGTGGCTGGAGCGATTAAACATCGTGGTTCCGTCGCTCGCGAATCCGAGGCTCCCATACGCGACGGGCTTCTATATTCCCTCGTACACCGAATGGTCCCTTTTCTTAGGGATGGCGGCGCTTTTCGTCTTGATGTTCATCGGCTTCTCCAAGTTTTTCCCGCTCATCTCGGTTTGGGAAATTCAGGAAGGGAGGACGCACGGCGTGAAAGAGGTGACCGAAAGGGTCGAGAGCTACCTTCCTCCGATGGCGCTCGAAGGAAAGGGGCGGGATTCATGA
- a CDS encoding 4Fe-4S dicluster domain-containing protein, with protein sequence MPRWGMVIDLDKCTGCGACVAGCKVENNVAVGSAELGRENRAMFWMEMVKFVEGEHYPDVRIRYVPRPCFQCDNPPCTRVCPVRATYLSDEGIVAQIYARCIGCRYCQAACPYTVKSFNWYEPKWSQERSSCLNPDVSQRPKGVVEKCTFCHHRLQVAREKARAENRSLREEDYKVACQDACPAGAILFGDLEDKSTQVFKLSKSPRAQRLMEDLGTEPKVFYLSRGG encoded by the coding sequence ATGCCGCGATGGGGAATGGTGATCGATCTCGATAAGTGCACCGGCTGCGGCGCTTGCGTGGCCGGGTGCAAAGTGGAGAACAATGTCGCCGTCGGCTCGGCTGAACTCGGGCGGGAAAACCGAGCCATGTTCTGGATGGAGATGGTGAAGTTCGTGGAAGGGGAACACTATCCCGATGTGCGGATTCGGTACGTGCCGCGGCCTTGCTTTCAATGCGACAACCCACCGTGCACCCGTGTTTGTCCCGTCCGCGCGACGTATCTCTCCGATGAGGGGATTGTGGCCCAAATCTACGCCCGCTGCATCGGATGTCGCTATTGCCAAGCGGCCTGCCCGTACACCGTCAAGTCTTTCAACTGGTACGAGCCGAAGTGGAGCCAAGAACGGTCCAGTTGCTTGAATCCCGATGTGTCTCAGCGGCCGAAAGGGGTCGTGGAGAAGTGCACGTTTTGTCACCACCGCCTGCAGGTGGCGCGGGAGAAAGCACGGGCCGAAAACCGATCTCTCCGCGAGGAGGATTACAAAGTGGCTTGCCAGGACGCCTGTCCGGCCGGAGCGATATTGTTCGGAGACTTGGAAGACAAGTCGACGCAGGTGTTCAAGCTCAGCAAGAGTCCGCGTGCCCAACGTCTCATGGAAGATCTCGGAACCGAGCCGAAGGTCTTCTACCTTTCGAGGGGAGGATGA
- a CDS encoding IPT/TIG domain-containing protein, which translates to MRKPNLIAGVAPLCLLLCFCSSPDGETTSFQQSVTFLGIEPGSGEGGSVVTILGKGFGEVRKVLFASREAAILHAEDSAIEVQVPAGDSVGAVDVSLVDAQGRKADFFDAFTYTRATLCTTRPKITALTPNSGRMDTHVDVSGENFVVDLAGSAIVSIGGERARYEGTVSHSTIGVAVPSLDHVCAGTCKVDVVAANPDGCSSVLEGGFLYGPPDSDGDGLSDPEESTYGTDPASVDTDGDGLHDGVEVHTYRTDPLAKDTDRDGRTDYEEVTTQPLTDPTNADNDGDGEANMTSGGTDCKDDDPTVYSTAPDVFGNGMDKNCKPDVVECQTTHALGYTAKVTFNPGTYTNNYSSSPTYDTQAFGGDPNWDGCLETKVGLSGDYQCPLMRPHPECYRRDPEGGCAEWMTCPGDSRCRMGWDYRGYEVVQVSDVLYRLRSIGKESNSSLPAWSLQECEVGD; encoded by the coding sequence ATGCGGAAGCCGAACCTGATCGCTGGGGTAGCCCCCCTCTGTCTCTTGCTTTGTTTCTGTTCATCTCCCGATGGCGAAACAACGTCCTTCCAGCAAAGCGTGACGTTTCTTGGAATTGAGCCCGGTTCGGGGGAAGGCGGATCGGTGGTCACCATCCTCGGGAAGGGCTTCGGGGAGGTTCGCAAGGTTCTTTTCGCCTCAAGAGAGGCGGCGATCCTGCATGCCGAAGACTCGGCGATTGAAGTCCAGGTGCCGGCCGGTGACAGTGTCGGAGCCGTCGATGTGTCCTTGGTCGACGCTCAGGGGCGGAAGGCTGATTTTTTTGATGCTTTCACATACACGCGAGCGACCCTCTGCACGACCCGTCCGAAAATTACGGCATTAACTCCAAATTCCGGAAGGATGGACACGCACGTCGATGTATCGGGGGAAAATTTTGTGGTCGATTTAGCTGGTTCGGCCATCGTTTCCATCGGCGGCGAACGAGCAAGGTACGAGGGGACCGTAAGCCACTCGACGATCGGCGTAGCGGTCCCAAGCCTAGACCACGTCTGTGCCGGCACGTGCAAGGTGGATGTTGTGGCTGCAAATCCCGACGGTTGCTCGTCCGTCCTCGAAGGTGGATTTTTGTACGGCCCCCCGGATTCGGACGGCGACGGTCTGAGCGATCCCGAAGAGTCGACCTATGGAACCGACCCGGCGTCCGTCGACACGGATGGGGACGGACTTCATGACGGCGTGGAAGTCCACACCTATAGGACCGACCCTTTGGCGAAAGACACGGATCGCGACGGCCGGACCGATTACGAGGAGGTGACAACGCAGCCGCTGACCGATCCGACCAACGCGGATAACGATGGAGACGGAGAGGCGAACATGACTTCGGGGGGAACCGACTGCAAGGACGACGATCCGACGGTCTATTCCACGGCTCCGGATGTTTTTGGCAATGGCATGGACAAGAACTGCAAACCGGACGTCGTTGAATGCCAAACCACCCACGCGTTGGGTTACACCGCGAAAGTCACATTCAACCCGGGGACGTATACGAACAACTACTCCTCTTCCCCAACGTACGATACTCAGGCTTTTGGTGGCGATCCCAATTGGGACGGATGCCTCGAGACCAAGGTCGGTTTGAGCGGAGACTACCAATGTCCGTTGATGCGTCCTCACCCGGAATGCTACAGGAGAGATCCCGAAGGCGGCTGCGCCGAATGGATGACATGCCCGGGAGATTCCCGCTGCCGGATGGGCTGGGACTACAGGGGATACGAGGTCGTCCAGGTGAGCGACGTCCTTTATAGGCTTCGGTCGATCGGCAAGGAAAGTAATTCTTCGCTTCCCGCATGGAGCCTCCAGGAGTGCGAGGTCGGCGACTGA
- a CDS encoding serine/threonine-protein kinase: MKRSAQVVQPVPPSGEVGREYPGLYEELDQLRRKRLTLVATVGALMCLTIQVINFWTQAGPRIYPRMEPEILDRATLLFHAASFLSAAFLFRIRSLQTQTVLALDLLLFGLNILARSLATICIVETGDHFPGIEGISLAVILHGVFVPTGITIPIVLGALATISFPLAQIAGLHWFDSIAAHWQQVSGAEPFAFLLTLNTLTIAFFAFLGVLANRVFYGLARDAYRAKQLGNYLIEGELGSGGMGKILIGRHRLMRRPTAIKVLRAEFLGGPEALARFEREVELASKLTHPNTIAIYDFGRSADGTFYYAMEMLKGLNLQELVDQYGPLPSPRAVHIVKQICGSLAEAHSMGVVHRDIKPSNIFLTQRGGLDDFVKVIDFGLAKQVATPDVPGEGLTEAGRLFGTPHFMAPETAYGADRASPQSDIYSLGAVAYWLVTGKRLFDGTPAEILAAHVKTVPKPPSKVSEVQIPASLEQTILTCLKKKPEERHKSAMEIFTALDGIEGTSRWSNAQAREWWEIHHPGLFTHL; encoded by the coding sequence GTGAAGCGTTCGGCCCAGGTCGTTCAACCGGTACCGCCTTCTGGGGAGGTGGGGCGGGAGTATCCGGGCTTATACGAAGAACTCGACCAGCTGCGACGAAAGCGGTTGACGCTGGTGGCTACCGTCGGCGCGTTGATGTGCCTCACGATTCAAGTGATCAACTTCTGGACCCAAGCCGGCCCGCGGATCTATCCGCGGATGGAACCGGAGATCCTCGATCGGGCCACACTGCTCTTTCACGCCGCTTCGTTTCTTTCAGCCGCTTTCCTGTTTCGAATTCGTTCGCTTCAGACACAGACGGTTCTCGCTCTCGATCTCCTCTTGTTTGGGTTGAACATTCTCGCTCGATCCCTTGCGACGATCTGCATCGTTGAAACGGGCGATCATTTTCCGGGAATCGAGGGTATTTCCCTTGCGGTGATTTTGCATGGGGTATTCGTTCCGACCGGTATCACGATACCGATTGTGCTCGGCGCCTTGGCCACGATCTCCTTCCCGTTGGCCCAAATCGCGGGTTTACACTGGTTCGACTCGATCGCCGCACATTGGCAACAAGTAAGTGGGGCGGAGCCGTTTGCGTTCTTGCTTACTTTGAACACGCTTACGATCGCCTTTTTCGCCTTTCTCGGCGTTCTGGCCAACCGCGTTTTTTACGGCCTCGCCCGGGACGCCTACCGCGCCAAACAGCTTGGGAATTATCTCATTGAAGGGGAACTCGGTTCGGGCGGGATGGGAAAAATTTTGATCGGACGGCATCGTCTGATGCGCCGGCCGACGGCGATCAAAGTTTTGCGGGCCGAGTTTTTGGGCGGGCCGGAAGCCTTGGCTCGTTTCGAGCGCGAAGTCGAACTGGCGTCAAAGCTTACGCATCCCAACACAATCGCCATATATGATTTCGGACGTTCGGCCGACGGAACCTTTTACTACGCCATGGAAATGCTCAAGGGGTTAAACCTCCAGGAACTCGTGGATCAATACGGTCCTCTTCCCTCGCCGCGGGCCGTGCATATCGTAAAGCAAATTTGCGGATCGCTGGCGGAAGCGCATTCGATGGGTGTCGTCCATCGCGACATTAAACCGAGCAATATTTTTCTCACGCAGCGCGGAGGTCTGGACGACTTCGTCAAAGTCATCGATTTCGGTTTGGCCAAACAGGTCGCCACGCCCGACGTGCCGGGTGAGGGCCTTACGGAGGCCGGGCGTCTGTTCGGCACGCCGCATTTTATGGCGCCGGAGACGGCATACGGAGCCGATCGAGCGAGTCCTCAGTCCGATATCTACAGCCTGGGCGCGGTCGCTTATTGGCTTGTAACCGGAAAGCGGCTCTTCGACGGCACTCCGGCGGAAATATTGGCCGCGCATGTGAAGACGGTACCGAAGCCGCCTTCAAAAGTTTCAGAGGTTCAGATTCCGGCCTCACTCGAACAGACGATACTTACCTGCCTAAAGAAAAAACCGGAGGAGCGACACAAATCGGCGATGGAAATCTTCACCGCGCTGGACGGCATCGAAGGGACATCACGTTGGTCAAACGCACAAGCGAGAGAGTGGTGGGAGATCCACCATCCGGGTCTGTTCACGCATCTTTGA